Proteins encoded together in one Zonotrichia leucophrys gambelii isolate GWCS_2022_RI chromosome 1, RI_Zleu_2.0, whole genome shotgun sequence window:
- the IL1R1 gene encoding interleukin-1 receptor type 1, whose protein sequence is MEKTSGLQQNMASRFLLIGHLIVLIPLFSAEGCVICDYFVLVGEPIAITCPIITLPVLHSDYNLTWYKNGSATAVTTERDARIHQREALLWFIPAVLEDSGLYECNVRSLNHSNKKTINLTVFKNDNGLCFNGKMKFEQKVTSTNIGKIICPDLEQFKNEENNQPEVHWYKECKPGFLEDKRLLLAEGENAVLIRNVTVQDRGNYTCQMVYTYMGKQFNVSRTISLEVKEKPLQMQPEFIYPRNNTVAVELGSHVVMECNVSSGINGLIPFWQVNDEDVDIFDETYREQFYEEGLPHGLAVSGTKFNISKVTVKDYAHKFFCHFIYGSQQFTAYIKLEYPAQNIQGYLIGGGVSLVFLVFFTLFIYKIFKIDIVLWYRDSCHPFLGKKVSDEKIYDAYVLYPKNRASCLYSSDIFALKILPEVLERQCGYKLFILGRDDLPGEAVISIADEKIRQSRRVIIVLVPEPSCYNILEDESEKQLAMHSALIQDGIKVILIELEKIQDYATMPESIRYVKQKHGVIRWKGDFSERSHSARTRFWKKVRYQMPSRKSGSLSQLHLLTKDLNVP, encoded by the exons ATGGAAAAAACTTCTGGTTTGCAGCAAAATATGGCATCAAGATTTTTGCTCATTGGTCATCTCATTGTACTGATACCTCTCTTCAGTGCTG AAGGGTGCGTTATTTGTGATTACTTTGTGCTTGTTGGAGAGCCTATAGCTATTACTTGCCCAATAATTACATTACCAGTGCTTCACTCTGATTACAATTTGACATGGTATAAAAATGGGAGTGCTACAGCAGTGACCACAGAGAGAGATGCCAGGATCCACCAGCGAGAGGCCTTGCTTTGGTTtattcctgctgtgctggaagaTTCTGGACTTTATGAATGCAATGTGAG GAGCCTTAACCATTCTAACAAAAAAACGATAAACTTAACAGTTTTTAAGAACGATAATGGATTgtgttttaatggaaaaatgaagTTTGAACAAAAAGTGACGAGCACGAATATTGGAAAGATTATATGCCCTGATCtagaacaatttaaaaatgaagagaatAATCAGCCTGAAGTACATTGGTATAAG GAGTGTAAACCTGGATTTCTTGAAGACAAGCGACTTCTTTTGGCAGAGGGTGAAAATGCTGTCTTGATTCGTAATGTAACTGTGCAAGACAGAGGAAACTACACATGCCAGATGGTGTACACATATATGGGAAAACAATTTAATGTTTCAAGAACCATAAGTCTGGAGGTTAAAG AAAAACCACTGCAGATGCAACCAGAGTTTATTTATCCAAGGAACAATACAGTTGCAGTAGAACTTG GCTCTCATGTAGTTATGGAGTGTAATGTATCAAGTGGCATAAATGGCTTGATTCCATTCTGGCAAGTTAATGATGAGGATGTTGATATCTTTGATGAAACCTACAGGGAACAGTTTTATGA AGAGGGCTTGCCTCATGGACTTGCTGTATCTGGAACaaaatttaacatttcaaaAGTGACAGTAAAGGACTATGCTCATAAGTTCTTCTGCCACTTCATATATGGTTCTCAACAATTTACAGCCTACATCAAATTAGAATACCCAG ctcaaaaCATTCAGGGGTACTTAATTGGAGGAGGAGTTTCCTTGgtatttttagtgttttttacTCTCTTTATCTACAAGATCTTCAAAATTGATATTGTGCTTTGGTATCGGGACTCCTGCCAtcctttcctggggaaaaaag TTTCAGATGAGAAGATCTATGATGCTTATGTTCTGTATCCAAAGAACAGAGCAAGCTGCTTGTATTCATCAGATATTTTTGCCCTGAAGATACTGCCAGAGGTCTTAGAAAGGCAGTGTGGATATAAGCTCTTCATACTTGGGAGAGATGATTTACCAGGAGAAG CTGTGATCAGCATTGCTGATGAAAAGATCCGTCAAAGTAGGAGAGTGATAATTGTTTTAGTACCAGAGCCCTCCTGTTACAACATTCTGGAAGATGAGTCTGAAAAGCAGCTAGCCATGCATAGTGCTCTTATCCAAGATGGCATTAAAGTAATTCTCATTGAACTTGAAAAAATACAAGATTATGCAACCATGCCAGAATCCATCAGATATGTTAAGCAAAAGCACGGAGTTATCCGATGGAAAGGGGACTTTTCAGAAAGGTCCCACTCAGCAAGAACCAGGTTTTGGAAGAAAGTGCGCTACCAGATGCCATCCAGAAAAAGTGGCTCTTTATCACAATTGCATTTGTTAACAAAAGACTTGAATGTTCCTTAA